The Heyndrickxia acidicola sequence CGCACGGCTAATTTATCTCTTAATTTTGGCTCGCGAATTTTTGTTACTTTTATCGTTTCCATCGTTTGCAGAATTGATTCCAGTCTGGCAATCTGCTCTTCACTCTTTACCAGAAGCAATAATCCCCTTTTATTGTCTTCCACACCATTAATGCTAATGATATTGATCGAAAGCATACCTAATAAAGAAGATATATCCCCTAAGAGACCTGGACGGTTTATTTGAATTTCATATTCTAAATACCACTCTTTACGATCCATATAAACCCTCCAATTTTCAAAACTTTTTTTAAGCATCTAGATTATATAATAAATGATTTTCAAAAAAGATGAAAGGGAAAACCATCTCATATATGCTTTTCTTCGTGCGTTTTCGTCAAAGTTCTTTAATTGGCAAATTTTCACCTCATAAATGTGCAAGCGCCTTGCTCATTGGCGAATAGATTTAATTTCAATGGTCAACTGACAAGATGAACAGCACCAGACAATAAGAAGGGTGTTTTGAGTATCCAGTGATTTTAATTAGCATTAAACAAATGCATTAACAATGCCTCGACAAAAGCAACAAAAATTAGAGCCATTATAACAACCAATATAACCGGTTTCCTAAACATAGAAAAAGAGGCTGTTCCATATGGTGCAATGATGCCAAGTGACCTTGTCTACAGCAACTTTTTTTTGCTTGTTGGTTTCCACTGCAAGTATTTCTTTTGGCTTAGATTAACTTTTAGTTCAAATCAGCTTTTGGAATGAACTCAGACATTCATTGCACTCTGCCAGCAAGATGACTTGGGCACTTCCCATGTCTATTTTAAATCCAATTGTTGATCTCAATCCAAAGTTGATTGAAGTGGAAGGTACGAGACTCGTGCGGGATCAGCGGGCCAGAGGAAGACCCGCAGGAGTCTTTTGCCTTCCACTCTAATCAACGTTGAATTCAAACGATCTTCGGGTAATACTAGATATGCTCAGCGCAATTCGACCTGCCTGTTCTTTCTGCTTAGCTGATAGACACCATGCTATTATTCGCATCAATTTTTCTTTTCCCGCTTTTTCTGTCCAAAAAAAAGAGGTGACTCAAAAGGCCGCTTATAACCGCCTTTTGAGTCATCCTCTTGTTTAAACAGTTCAATTAATGAGTACCATTATTTTTTACAAGCTTCACCATCATGCTGGCAATTGCTTGTTGTTCATCAGGAGATGCAACGGACCAAAGATCCGCTAGAACACGCTCTTGTTCGTTCTTTGGATCCACCTGTCCAGCAAGATAGTCACCAACTTGTTTAGCAAGACCGTTAATGGTTTCTTCCTCTACACCTTCTGATTGCGCTTGATTTAAGCGGTCACCCAAGAAGTTTTTCCATTGATCCCAGTTCTCTAAAACAGACATGTATTTTGACCTCCTTCATTTTTGTTCGATAATATTTTGCTTCAGAAGGAATGTCCTTATACATTAAAAATAAAATAAAAAAATGAAGCCCTGCCAAATCCTCTTACGTATACCAGCCGCCATTTACTCCAATGACCTGACCGGTAATATAGGAGGAATCATCAGATAAAAGAAAGGTGATGGCCCCTGCGATTTCTGAAGGATCTGCTAGTCGTCCCAGCGGAATATCCTCTTGTAAATCAATTAATTCCTGCTCAGTAAACGAATCAAGCATAGCTGTCCGTACACTACCCGGTGCAATGGCATTTACCAGAACCCCATTTCTCGCTACTTCTTTGCTGAGCGCTTTGACAAACGAAATTTGCGCCCCCTTTGCCGCAGAATAGGCCACTTCACAGGAAGCACCAGTTTGGCCCCATATGGAACTGACCAATAGAACACGGGAGGAATGGTTTCTCATTAATTTAGGCATCAGCTTTTGTACAATGACCATTGGAGCTTTTACATGCAGGAGATAGAGTTCATCCATAATTTCTTCACTTGTTTCTTCAAATAAGCCATAATGTGAAGTTCCGCTTATATAACAAACAGCATCAATTTGAAAGATACTTTCAAGTAAAACCTGAATGCCCGCTTTTGTTGTTAAATCGGCACAAATGGGTATAAGATCAAGATTGTATGCGTTTAATTCTCTAAGCAGGTTTTCCATTTCAGTTTTATTTTGATGATAATGAAGATAAAGATTCCATCCTTTTTTCGCCAAATTTACAGCGGCAGCTCTGCCAATCCCTCCGCTGGCTCCAGTTATAAGTGCAAATTTTTTCACCATTGATCTCCTATCCAATCTTGTTTTAAACATATACGTTCCTATTACTTGGTTCGGCATATTTTACAGCGAAAAAGGAAACAAACGCAAACACTTTTGCAGAATGTTTCCTTTTTCAGTCAGTACATAAAAGTAGTTTCGCACATTTCATACTATGAAATGACCATTGTTTAGATTATTTAGGAACAACCTGGCATACCGTGAAACGTTCCTCGGCAAAAAAGCGATCAGCTGTCTTTTTTAATTCGTCAAAGGTTATTCCCTCAAGCACTGGTACAACATCAAACAAATTCATTTCATTAAAGGAATATCTAGTAAATTGATTTGCAATAAACTCAGGTGAATTTAATTGTCTAAGAAAGCCGCCAATTTTCTTCTTCTTGGTGCGCTCCAGTGCTGCTTCTGATAAATGCTTTCCTGTTTTTGCTTCAAGCATATAGCCTTTGAGGCGTTCTGCCAGTTCATCAGGCCGATCCGTATCTCCACCTGCCATAGCAAAACCAAAGCCCGATTCCTGGGTATAGTCATAGGAAAAGGATTCATCAATCAGTCCTTCATTGTACAGAGCATAATAAAGATCCGAGCTTTTCCCAAAAAGTATATCTAACAGAACATTCACCGTTAGTTCATTCTTAAGCATCTCTTTTCCACTTTGTTCCGTATCCATTGCCTTTACTCCAACTAGACATTTTGGAGTTTGCACGTTCATTTTTAGTACTTTTTTCTTTTCAGCAACTTCTGGAGGTTCAGCTTCAAATCTTCTTTGAATATCTGGCTGCTTTGTATAATCTTTTTTACTTTGGTTTTCTTTAATCAGATCCATAATTTTCTGAGGATCAACCGGACCTACTACAAAAAAGAGCATATTGCTTGGATGGTAAAACGTGTTATAGCATTCATATAAAAGCTTATCTGTAATATGGGAGATGGATTCAATGGTACCGGCTATGTCTATTTTAACCGGGTGATGTTTATACATATTTTCAATAACCCCAAAGTAAAGTCTCCAATCCGGGTTATCATCATACATGGTGATTTCCTGTCCAATAATCCCTTTCTCTTTTTCAACAGTTTTTTCGGTGAAATACGGACTTTGGACCATATCAATCAACGTTTCCAGATTCTTCTCCACATTGCTAGTGCTTGAAAATAGATACGCTGTTCTGTTAAATGTCGTGAAGGCATTTGCAGATGCACCCTGCTTTGAGAACTGCTGGAATACATCACCATCTTCTTTTTCAAACAGCTTGTGTTCCAAAAAATGCGCAATTCCGTCTGGAACGTGGTGAAATTCCTTTTGCTCCTGGGGAATAAAATCATTATCAACTGAACCATATTTAGTCGTAAACGTCGCAAAGGTTTTATTAAACCCCTGCTTTGGAAGAATATAGACATCTAAACCATTATCCATTTTTTCATAATAAAGCGTTTCTGTTAATTGATCAAAGGCAATGTTTTTCACTCTTTATTCCTCCGCTCCTGTTAAAAAATAAATAGTATCCATTTCAATCTTTTTCGCTGTTTCAACAATTTGTTCTTTTGTAACCTTTTCAGTTCCTTCAATCCATAGCTCAAATTTTAAATCCTGTTTTGCCACCACATTGTGATACAAAATTTCAACCAGACCTCTTGCCGTATCAACAGTTTCTAATAGCTGATTATTAATCACCGCTTTGGTCTGCTTTATTTCATCCTCTGAAAAATTCCCCTTTTTCATTTCGTCAAATTGTTCGTTAATAATGGTAACGGCTTGATTATAATTTTTGTTCTCAATTCCGCTCATTACCATCATCAAGCCTTTATGGCTTTCAAGGCGGCTTGCAGCATAGTAGGCGAGACTCGCTTTTTCCCGTACATTAATAAACAGCTTTGAATGTGAAAATCCTCCAAATATTCCATTAAACATTTGCAAAGCAAAATAATTTGGATCACCATAGGTAATGTTGGTTCTGAAGCCAATATTTAATTTCCCTTGTTTAACCTCTTGTGTCTCCTTAATTTCTTTTACTTTTTCAACTTGATGCTGCTTCCTGGTTTCAACAACCTGTGGAGTGCGTGACTCGAATTGTAATCTTTCACAAAATTCCTCCACTTCATGTTCTTCTACGTCCCCAATCACGTACAAATCCAACTCATCTTCGTTTAACGCGCTTTTATAATATTGATAAAGGGACTCCGGAGTAATAGAATGAATACTTTCCTTTTCACCATTTGCTTCAAGTGCATATGGCTCTCCCTCACACATCTCTTCTACAAGGCGTACACTTGAATAACGCATCTTATCATCATAAATGGATTGAATTCTTTGTTTTAAAGTCCTTTTTTCTTTTTCCACCGTTTCTGCATGGAATGCCTCATTTTCTGCATTGGGATTCAGCAGAACCTCTGACAGAAAGTCGATTCCTTTTTTCAGCAAAGGAGTCGTATCCTTCAAGAACTTTTCGTTCGCTATATCAATTGTAAAGGAAATAACATGATACTCCCCTTTTTTGGCCAGATCCACAAAAAAACCGGCTCCATACAAATCATCTAAATAAGATCGCAGCGCGGTGGTAGTGGGATATATTTTCGTACTGCTTTGGAGGACATTTGGCAGCAGCGCCCTTAACGTTACTGTATCTGAAGTTAAAGGGGCTTTCATTTTCCAAATAAGTGTATTTGTTTTATATTTACTCGTCTTGACAATATGTAAATTAAATCCATTTTTCTTTTTGATTATTTCATTTACCGTCATAACCATTCCTCCTTATAAATTAGGATGCTGCTGCATAAATTGCCGCTTACTTCATAATACTATTTTGGAATGAAGTTATTCTTACTATACATTCTTTTAAACAATTCCTTCAAGTATTTGCCTTTACAGGAAGGAATCTCTGCGCTTATTCTCACCATTTCAAACATCTGCCTGTTCTCCCCCAGGTTTTGAGATTATTCTCTCAACTGAATGAGCAAAAAAAAGACTCCTAAGAGGGAGTCTTTCACTTTTATCTATGGCCTTTAATATATGGCTGTCCTGATGCTTTTGGTGCGTCTGCTCTGCCAATGAAGCCTGCAAGAGCAAGAATTGTCAACACATAAGGTGCTATTAATAAAATAACATCAGGTATATGCTTCATAAACGGAATATCCGCCCCCACTATACTTAAACTTTGGGCAAAGCCGAAGAATAGAGCCGCGCCCATCGCTCCAAGCGGATGCCATTTTCCAAAGATCATGGCTGCAAGCGCCATGAAACCTTGTCCAGAAATCGTAGAGTAACTGAAATTCAGTGTAATGGACTGGGCATAAACCGCACCGCCAAGTCCGCCAAATATTCCTGAAAGCACAACGGCAAAGTATCGCATTTTTACCACGTTGATTCCCATGGTGTCAGCCGCCATTGGATGTTCTCCAACTGAACGGAGCCTTAAACCAAAGGGTGTTTTATAGATGATATACCACACAACCACGGCCATGATGATAGCAAGGTAAGATGGATAGGTTACATTGGTAAAGAAAATATCCCCAATAATGGGTATGTGTTTTAAAACAGGAATATCGACTTGTTTGAAATTATTTACGATAAAGTCCGTTTGACCTTTTCCGTATAATTTTTTTACAAGGAATACAGCAAGACCCAACGCTAAAAAGTTAATGGCAACACCGCTTACTGTTTGGTCTGCCCTAAAGGTTATCGCCGCTACTGCATGCAAAAGAGCAAATAAACCAGCCGCCACCATCGCCACCACTAATCCAAGCCATGGAGCTGCACCTCCAAGAGATTTTCCAAAGGTTAAGTTAAACACTATAGAACTGAAAGCACCAATAATCATCAAGCCTTCAAGACCAATATTTACTACACCGGATCTTTCCGAGAAAACGCCTCCCAGGGCAGTGAAAATTAAAGGTGCAGCCGATAAAAGAGAAGCAGAAATAATTATCTCCAGCGCTGTCATTAAGCTCATTTATTTTACCTCCCTTTTAAATCGAGTGATTAACCACTTGATCATATAGCTTGATGCAACAAAAAATATGATAAGAGCGATGACAATGTCCACCAGTTCAGTCGGCACACCGGATTGAAGCGGCATATTTAACGCCCCTACTTTTAAAGCACCGAACAATAAAGCAGCAAGCACAACCCCAAGTGCTGTGTTTCCTCCTAATAAAGCAACAGCTATACCATCAAAACCAATTCCTGTAAAAGTATTATTTAGTGCAGCATGCCCGAATTCTCCCAGTCCTTCCATGGCACCGCCGAGTCCGGCAAAGGCACCGGAAATAACCATAGATAAGATAATATTGCGATTCACATGCATCCCTGCATACTGAGATGCATGCTGATTAAACCCGACAGCCTTTAACTCGAAGCCCAAAGTTGTTTTTTCAAGCAAGTACCACATTATAACTGCCGCAATAATAGAAAGATAGATTCCATTATGTAAAGTGGAGTCATCTGTGATACTGGATAGAAAATTGGATTTTAACGATGCAGAACTTGGTACGTCTTTGGTAATATCACCCTGGTTTGAAAGGACATTACGTACAATATAGTTTGTGACCTGAAGTGCAATATAGTTCATCATGATCGTGACAATAACTTCATGAACTCTAAGACGTGCTTTTAAAATTCCAGGTATGAACCCCCAAATTGCTCCGGCAGCAGCCGCTGCCAGAATAGCTAAAGGCAGGTGGATGATTTTAGGAAGGTGAAAAGCCAGTCCTACCCATACAGCTGCAATCCAGCCGACTAAAAGCTGCCCTTCGACGCCAATATTGAATAACCCCGTTCTAAAGGCGAAGGCTACTGCAAGACCAGCAAATATATAAGGAGTCATCTGACGGAGGGTTTCACCAATATAAAACGTTTGTCCAAAAGCACCATCCCAAAGAGCGGCATAGCCTGTTAACGGGTTATACCCGCTAATAAGCATTATTATCGCTCCTGCAATAATTCCTAATAGGACGGCAATAACAGGAATTAATAAATTTACTAGACGATTAGACATTCCCAAATTCACCCGCTTCCTTCTGTTTTGACCCTGCCATCAGCAAGCCCAGCTCCGTTTCAGACGTTTGATTTGGATCGACGATCGCCACTACATTCCCTTCAAAAATAACGGCAATCCGGTCACTGACATTCATAATTTCATCCAGCTCGAATGATAATAGCAGAACAGCCTTGCCTTGATCACGCTGTTCTATTAGGCGTTTATGGATGAATTCGATTGCACCGACATCCAGCCCCCTTGTGGGCTGTGCTGCGATTAAGAGGTCCGGGTTTCGGTCAACTTCCCTGCCAATTATGGCTTTTTGCTGATTTCCTCCAGACAAAGACCTAGCTTTTGTCTCTTCGCTTGGCGTTCTTACATCAAATTCTTCTATTATTTTTTTCGCCTTTTTAACTATTTCTTTATGATTCAAAAATCCGCCTTTTGAATAAGGTTTCTGATAATAAGTTTGGAGAACAATATTTTCAGCAATGGTATAATCCAATACTAATCCATGCTTATGCCGGTCTTCCGGAATATGACCGATTCCGCTTTCAGTAATCTTTCTAGGTTTTAAGTTTAGAATGTCTTTCCCATTTACCTTAATGGAGCCGCTAACGGCTTTTCTAAGACCCGTAATGGATTCAATTAATTCGGATTGTCCATTTCCGTCTACCCCAGCGAGCCCGACAATCTCTCCTGCCCTAACTGTTAAATTCAATCCTCTTACCGCCTGGACACCCCTTGAATCATTCACTACCAGCTCATTTATTTCCAGTATCGATTCCCCTGGGATGGAGTGCTTCTTTTCCGTTTTAAAGGATACTTCACGGCCGACCATTAAATTGGCAAGTTCATTTGGGTTGGTTTCGCTCACATTGACTGTACCAATCCCTTTGCCCTTTCTTATAACAGTCACTCTATGGCACACTTCCATAATCTCTTTCAGCTTGTGAGTAATAAGAATGATCGACTTGCCCTCTTTAATTAAGGTTTTCATAATTTGAATCAATTCATTAATCTCTTGAGGTGTTAAAACAGCAGTTGGTTCATCAAATATAATGATGTCTGCACCCCGATATAATGTTTTTAATATTTCAACTCTTTGCTGCATACCAACTGAGATATCAGCAATTTTAGCTTTAGGATCGACTGATAATCCGTATTTTTCTGAAATCTCTCTAACTTCTTGTTCAGCTTTTTTAATATCTATCCTTCCGCCGGATTTTGGCTCTTTCCCTAGAATGATATTTTCAGTGACGGTAAACTTATCTACCAGCATAAAATGCTGATGGACCATTCCGATACCTAAATCATTTGCTATATTGGGATTGGTAATGGCAACACGGGATCCATTTACACGAATTTCTCCTTTTTCAGGCTGGTAAAGACCAAAAAGAACATTCATTAATGTGGATTTTCCTGCTCCATTTTCACCGAGCAGAGCATGTATTTCCCCTTTTTTTAACTGTAAAGTGATATTATCGTTTGCTATGATGCCAGGGAATTCCTTGCGTATATTCAGCATCTCAATAACATAATCCACCCTTATCCACTCCTTGTAAGGTAACAGACTTGTAATACGTAGTACAAAAGAAATTAAGCAAAGCGTGCACTCTTTACTAACCCTAAATGAAAAATAGAAAAGCTTCTGTTTTTCATTTAAGGTTCTTCCAGAGACAGACTTAAACTGCCTTCTCTGGAAGAACAGAGGCAAAAGAATTAATTTGTTGGTTTTGTCGGAATATTAACTTGTCCGTTGATGATCTTTTGTTTCCAATCATCCACTTGTTTTAACACATCTTTTGAAATATTTTCAGTAGATGGAGCGATGCCAACTCCCCCTTGTTTTAAACCGTATTCAATTTGTTGTCCGCCAGGGAATTTGCCGTCTTTTGTTTTTTGGGATAAATCAATTACAGCCTTATCTACGTGTTTAACCATTGATGTCAGTGTTACATCATATTGCTTGTTGTTGACTGTCACTTTACCTTCGTCGTACTGGTCACGGTCTACACCGATAACCCAAATATTTCTGCTTGGGTCTTGTTGTTTGAGGTTTTTCGCTTCAGTAAATACACCAATTCCGGTAGCGCCGGCAGCATGATAAATAATATCATCGCCTGTTTGATACATGGCAGCTGCCATAGATTGTCCTTTGCTGGCGTTGTCAAATGCACCGGCAAATTGAATCTGTACATTGGCTTTTGGATTTACTGCTTTAACTCCAGCTTGGAAGCCGGCAGCAAATTTGTTGATCAGATCGCTGTCTGTTCCGCCAATGAAGCCAATTTTGTTGGTTTTAGTTGTTAATCCTGCTACTACCCCAACAAGGAATGATCCTTCCTGCTCCTTGAATGTTATGCTCGCTACATTGTTTTGCCCTGTAATCACATCATCCACAATGGCAAAATCATCATTTTTACGCTGTGCTGCAATCTGCTTTACTGCAGGTGTCAGGTTGTAGCCGATTCCATATGTAAGATTAAAACCATTACGTACGGAGGCATTCAGGTTCGTTGTATAATCAGAGCTTGAATTAGATTGGAAGTACGTGTAACCACCAGTACCTTTTTTCATGTTATTGTCCTGACCGAATTTTTGCAGCCCTTCCCATGCAGACTGGTTGAAGGATTTATCGTCAATGCCGCCTACGTCTGTTACTAGTGCAACCGAAAATTTACTTTTGTCCCCAGATTTCCCTTGATCGCTTCCACAAGCACTTAAAAGCGTTCCTGCCGCTAGAACTAATGACAACGCTAACCCGATTTTACGCTTTTTCAAAATGAGTACCCCCTAATGGTTTGTTTGATTAAAACTAGTAGGCGTTTTAAAGTGATCGATTCATATACGCTTTCTTAAGACATGAAAGCTGAATTTATCCGCTTTAAAAAAATTGACAGAGTATAGTATCGCCTCGTCCTTCTCATCAAAGTGAAGCTGCTTTAACACTAAGAGGGCAGTTTCCGGATCACATTCCAAAATTGGCGAAATTTTTTCGTGGTAACCAACAGGTTCAATTTGCGCCACAGCATGTGTGATTTTTCTGTTATCTTCCTCGAGTATTTTCAAGAAAGAGATATCCCGGTTCGTAAAATCCCTAGGAAATAGCTTAACCGGCATTTTATCAATACAGTAAACCACCGGTTCTCCATTCGCAGTTCTTACCCTCTCAACAACAGCAATCTCATCTTCCCTTTCACAAGAAAAACGGCGGATATCCTCCTCAGTCGGACATTGGGTCGTTTGGCTTAAAAAGATTGTGCCGGGTTCCATGCCTGCATTTGCAATCATTTCAGTGACACTGTAAAGCTGTTCTATCCCTGAAGAAAATAACGGCTTAGGATTTACGAAGGTTCCAACACCATGACGGCGGGTAATCACGTTCTCTTCTTCAAGGACGCGAAGTGCCTCCCGTAAAGTGGCCCTGCTGACCCCTAACTGTTTAGCCAGGTCAAATTCCGATGGCAAACGTTCATTTTCTTGGAAAACGCCTGCTTTTATATCATCCTTTAGCCTGTCCATGACCTGCAGATATAAATGTCTACTATCTGTTCTTATTGACATAAGAGGAATCCCACCAATCTTTCTAAAGACATCAGACCTCTGATGTTTTTTTCCTACTAACCGAAAATACTATATCATGTTTTTTTCAATTTAGAAACAAAATTATTACATTTTGTCGAAAAAAGGCGACTTCATTTTATAAATAGAATAATCAATCTTTTTTATGTAGAAAAGCGCAAGCGCCTCGTTCATCGGCGTACGGATTTCACAGTCTTTGACTGAGATAAGGAAACACAGCGAGGTTTTTTACGAGCTGATGTTGACTTATCACAGGGAGAAGACGGAGAAATCCGCTAGCCGATAGGCGCTGGAGCTAGACAAAGAAAAGTGCAGGCGCCTCGTTCACCGGCGTACGGATTTCACAGTCTTTGACTGAGATAAGGAAACAGAGCGAGGTTATCAACGAGCTGATGTTGACTTATCGTAGGGAGAAGATGGAGAAATCCGCTAGCCGATAGGCGCTGGAGCTAGACAAAGAAAAGTGCAGGCGCCTCGTTCACCGGCGTACGGATTCCGTAGTCTTCAACTGAGATAAAGGAAACACAGCGAGGCTATCCACGAGGTGTTGTTGGCTGGGAGAAGACGGAGAAATCCTTACGCCGATAGGAGCTGGACAAAGACGATGTTAGGAACAAAGCCTTTCTCATTAACGTCAAAAAGAGCGAATGACTGGTATCCGCTCTTTTTATCACCTCTATGAGCTTTGTTCTTCAGATGGCTTTGGCACCAATACTGTCCTTGGTTTACTGCCTTCATACGGTCCTACTACTCCGCGAAGTTCCATTTCGTCTATCAATCTTGCAGCGCGGGTGTATCCTACTCGAAAGCGCCTCTGCAGCATGGATACGGATGCCGTTTGCATTTCAGCGATTAATTGCACCGCATCTTCATATAACTCGTCATCCACCTCAGCTGTCGTTTCAGGTATATCATCCGGTATCATTTCTTCCTGATACTGAGCTTTTTGCTGGGAAATGACAAAGTTAACGACATCCTCCACTTCTTCATCTGATAGGAACGCCCCCTGCACACGAATGGGTTTGGACGCTCCTACAGGCAGAAATAGCATATCCCCTCTTCCTAATAGCTTTTCAGCTCCGCCCATATCCAGAATGGTTCTGGAATCAGTGGCAGAAGATACCGCAAAAGCGATACGTGAAGGAATATTTGCTTTTATTACCCCTGTGATGACATCTACAGAAGGGCGCTGTGTTGCAATAATCAAATGGATACCCGCTGCACGGGCCATTTGGGCGAGACGAGTAATAGAATCCTCCA is a genomic window containing:
- a CDS encoding ABC transporter permease, with the protein product MSLMTALEIIISASLLSAAPLIFTALGGVFSERSGVVNIGLEGLMIIGAFSSIVFNLTFGKSLGGAAPWLGLVVAMVAAGLFALLHAVAAITFRADQTVSGVAINFLALGLAVFLVKKLYGKGQTDFIVNNFKQVDIPVLKHIPIIGDIFFTNVTYPSYLAIIMAVVVWYIIYKTPFGLRLRSVGEHPMAADTMGINVVKMRYFAVVLSGIFGGLGGAVYAQSITLNFSYSTISGQGFMALAAMIFGKWHPLGAMGAALFFGFAQSLSIVGADIPFMKHIPDVILLIAPYVLTILALAGFIGRADAPKASGQPYIKGHR
- a CDS encoding ABC transporter ATP-binding protein, with the protein product MDYVIEMLNIRKEFPGIIANDNITLQLKKGEIHALLGENGAGKSTLMNVLFGLYQPEKGEIRVNGSRVAITNPNIANDLGIGMVHQHFMLVDKFTVTENIILGKEPKSGGRIDIKKAEQEVREISEKYGLSVDPKAKIADISVGMQQRVEILKTLYRGADIIIFDEPTAVLTPQEINELIQIMKTLIKEGKSIILITHKLKEIMEVCHRVTVIRKGKGIGTVNVSETNPNELANLMVGREVSFKTEKKHSIPGESILEINELVVNDSRGVQAVRGLNLTVRAGEIVGLAGVDGNGQSELIESITGLRKAVSGSIKVNGKDILNLKPRKITESGIGHIPEDRHKHGLVLDYTIAENIVLQTYYQKPYSKGGFLNHKEIVKKAKKIIEEFDVRTPSEETKARSLSGGNQQKAIIGREVDRNPDLLIAAQPTRGLDVGAIEFIHKRLIEQRDQGKAVLLLSFELDEIMNVSDRIAVIFEGNVVAIVDPNQTSETELGLLMAGSKQKEAGEFGNV
- a CDS encoding DUF3243 domain-containing protein; amino-acid sequence: MSVLENWDQWKNFLGDRLNQAQSEGVEEETINGLAKQVGDYLAGQVDPKNEQERVLADLWSVASPDEQQAIASMMVKLVKNNGTH
- the ymfI gene encoding elongation factor P 5-aminopentanone reductase is translated as MKKFALITGASGGIGRAAAVNLAKKGWNLYLHYHQNKTEMENLLRELNAYNLDLIPICADLTTKAGIQVLLESIFQIDAVCYISGTSHYGLFEETSEEIMDELYLLHVKAPMVIVQKLMPKLMRNHSSRVLLVSSIWGQTGASCEVAYSAAKGAQISFVKALSKEVARNGVLVNAIAPGSVRTAMLDSFTEQELIDLQEDIPLGRLADPSEIAGAITFLLSDDSSYITGQVIGVNGGWYT
- a CDS encoding GntR family transcriptional regulator; the protein is MSIRTDSRHLYLQVMDRLKDDIKAGVFQENERLPSEFDLAKQLGVSRATLREALRVLEEENVITRRHGVGTFVNPKPLFSSGIEQLYSVTEMIANAGMEPGTIFLSQTTQCPTEEDIRRFSCEREDEIAVVERVRTANGEPVVYCIDKMPVKLFPRDFTNRDISFLKILEEDNRKITHAVAQIEPVGYHEKISPILECDPETALLVLKQLHFDEKDEAILYSVNFFKADKFSFHVLRKRI
- the yfmH gene encoding EF-P 5-aminopentanol modification-associated protein YfmH, coding for MKNIAFDQLTETLYYEKMDNGLDVYILPKQGFNKTFATFTTKYGSVDNDFIPQEQKEFHHVPDGIAHFLEHKLFEKEDGDVFQQFSKQGASANAFTTFNRTAYLFSSTSNVEKNLETLIDMVQSPYFTEKTVEKEKGIIGQEITMYDDNPDWRLYFGVIENMYKHHPVKIDIAGTIESISHITDKLLYECYNTFYHPSNMLFFVVGPVDPQKIMDLIKENQSKKDYTKQPDIQRRFEAEPPEVAEKKKVLKMNVQTPKCLVGVKAMDTEQSGKEMLKNELTVNVLLDILFGKSSDLYYALYNEGLIDESFSYDYTQESGFGFAMAGGDTDRPDELAERLKGYMLEAKTGKHLSEAALERTKKKKIGGFLRQLNSPEFIANQFTRYSFNEMNLFDVVPVLEGITFDELKKTADRFFAEERFTVCQVVPK
- a CDS encoding BMP family lipoprotein — encoded protein: MKKRKIGLALSLVLAAGTLLSACGSDQGKSGDKSKFSVALVTDVGGIDDKSFNQSAWEGLQKFGQDNNMKKGTGGYTYFQSNSSSDYTTNLNASVRNGFNLTYGIGYNLTPAVKQIAAQRKNDDFAIVDDVITGQNNVASITFKEQEGSFLVGVVAGLTTKTNKIGFIGGTDSDLINKFAAGFQAGVKAVNPKANVQIQFAGAFDNASKGQSMAAAMYQTGDDIIYHAAGATGIGVFTEAKNLKQQDPSRNIWVIGVDRDQYDEGKVTVNNKQYDVTLTSMVKHVDKAVIDLSQKTKDGKFPGGQQIEYGLKQGGVGIAPSTENISKDVLKQVDDWKQKIINGQVNIPTKPTN
- a CDS encoding ABC transporter permease; its protein translation is MSNRLVNLLIPVIAVLLGIIAGAIIMLISGYNPLTGYAALWDGAFGQTFYIGETLRQMTPYIFAGLAVAFAFRTGLFNIGVEGQLLVGWIAAVWVGLAFHLPKIIHLPLAILAAAAAGAIWGFIPGILKARLRVHEVIVTIMMNYIALQVTNYIVRNVLSNQGDITKDVPSSASLKSNFLSSITDDSTLHNGIYLSIIAAVIMWYLLEKTTLGFELKAVGFNQHASQYAGMHVNRNIILSMVISGAFAGLGGAMEGLGEFGHAALNNTFTGIGFDGIAVALLGGNTALGVVLAALLFGALKVGALNMPLQSGVPTELVDIVIALIIFFVASSYMIKWLITRFKREVK
- the yfmF gene encoding EF-P 5-aminopentanol modification-associated protein YfmF encodes the protein MTVNEIIKKKNGFNLHIVKTSKYKTNTLIWKMKAPLTSDTVTLRALLPNVLQSSTKIYPTTTALRSYLDDLYGAGFFVDLAKKGEYHVISFTIDIANEKFLKDTTPLLKKGIDFLSEVLLNPNAENEAFHAETVEKEKRTLKQRIQSIYDDKMRYSSVRLVEEMCEGEPYALEANGEKESIHSITPESLYQYYKSALNEDELDLYVIGDVEEHEVEEFCERLQFESRTPQVVETRKQHQVEKVKEIKETQEVKQGKLNIGFRTNITYGDPNYFALQMFNGIFGGFSHSKLFINVREKASLAYYAASRLESHKGLMMVMSGIENKNYNQAVTIINEQFDEMKKGNFSEDEIKQTKAVINNQLLETVDTARGLVEILYHNVVAKQDLKFELWIEGTEKVTKEQIVETAKKIEMDTIYFLTGAEE